The Novosphingobium kaempferiae genome includes a window with the following:
- a CDS encoding thiolase family protein encodes MSGDVCIVGIGIHRFGRTDGLSGVDQGVFAVRQALADAGIEWPQVQFAYGSSDAAGNPDTMVDRLGLTGVQFINVRNGCAAGGSALFSAQMAIKSGEFDIGVAVGFDKHPRGAFNAMPAEYNLPDWYGEVGQMVTTQFFAAKIMRYMSLFGISQKTLGLVAEKAFRNAVHAPHAWRRQPVSLDEILDAPLVSDPYTKYMFCSPAEGGVALVLASEKKARELGKPLIRLKAATMRTRPPHSFEVFAPSVDVVEDDTGPRGTASRIASADAFRLAGIGPGDIDVAQLQDTEAGAEIMHMAENGFCADGEQEQWLAEGRTEINGALPVNTDGGCLACGEPIGASGLRQVYENVVQLRGDGGGRQVPDAPKTAYSHVYGAPGVSAVTILER; translated from the coding sequence ATGAGCGGTGACGTGTGCATCGTCGGCATCGGCATCCACCGCTTCGGGCGGACCGACGGCCTGTCCGGCGTGGACCAGGGCGTCTTCGCCGTGCGGCAGGCGCTGGCGGATGCCGGGATCGAATGGCCGCAGGTCCAGTTCGCCTATGGCAGCTCGGATGCTGCGGGCAATCCGGACACGATGGTCGACCGCCTCGGCCTGACCGGGGTGCAGTTCATCAACGTGCGTAACGGCTGCGCGGCGGGCGGATCGGCGCTGTTCTCGGCGCAGATGGCGATCAAGTCGGGCGAGTTCGACATCGGCGTCGCGGTCGGCTTCGACAAGCATCCGCGCGGCGCGTTCAACGCGATGCCCGCCGAATACAACCTGCCGGACTGGTACGGCGAAGTCGGCCAGATGGTCACGACGCAGTTCTTTGCCGCCAAGATCATGCGCTACATGAGCCTGTTCGGCATCTCGCAGAAGACGCTGGGGCTGGTCGCGGAGAAGGCGTTCCGCAACGCCGTCCACGCACCGCACGCATGGCGCCGCCAGCCGGTCTCGCTGGACGAGATCCTCGACGCGCCGCTGGTGAGCGATCCTTACACCAAGTACATGTTCTGCTCCCCGGCGGAGGGCGGTGTCGCGCTGGTCCTCGCCAGCGAGAAGAAGGCGCGCGAGCTGGGCAAGCCGCTGATCCGGCTCAAGGCCGCGACCATGCGCACCCGCCCGCCGCACAGCTTCGAGGTCTTCGCGCCCTCGGTCGACGTGGTGGAGGACGATACCGGGCCGCGCGGCACGGCCTCGCGCATCGCCTCGGCCGATGCCTTCCGCCTTGCCGGAATCGGCCCGGGGGACATCGACGTCGCCCAGCTCCAGGATACCGAGGCGGGCGCGGAGATCATGCACATGGCCGAGAACGGCTTCTGCGCCGACGGCGAGCAGGAGCAGTGGCTGGCCGAGGGGCGCACCGAGATCAACGGTGCGCTGCCGGTCAACACGGACGGCGGATGCCTCGCCTGTGGCGAGCCGATCGGCGCATCGGGCCTGCGCCAGGTCTACGAAAACGTCGTGCAACTGCGGGGAGACGGCGGTGGCCGTCAGGTGCCTGATGCGCCGAAGACGGCATACAGCCATGTCTACGGCGCTCCGGGCGTCTCCGCAGTCACCATTCTGGAACGCTGA
- a CDS encoding Zn-ribbon domain-containing OB-fold protein: MRAIAEGLFTDETPPRLIGGKDRETGRIVFPCPASEGYDAVPLSRDGTLWSYTVQRFRPKTPPYAGPEAFSPWVVAYVELPGEVIVEARLDDVAFEDVKVGMAVRFAPSPLDLSDPESPLIPAFSPAAGGAA, translated from the coding sequence ATGCGAGCGATTGCAGAAGGCCTGTTCACCGACGAGACGCCCCCGCGTCTGATCGGCGGAAAGGACCGGGAAACCGGCCGCATCGTATTTCCCTGCCCGGCCTCCGAAGGCTACGACGCCGTGCCCCTTTCGCGGGACGGGACGCTGTGGTCCTACACCGTCCAGCGCTTCCGCCCCAAGACGCCGCCTTATGCGGGGCCGGAGGCGTTCTCGCCGTGGGTCGTCGCCTATGTCGAACTGCCCGGCGAAGTGATCGTCGAGGCGCGGCTGGACGACGTGGCGTTCGAGGATGTTAAGGTCGGCATGGCGGTGCGTTTCGCGCCTTCGCCGCTGGACCTGAGCGATCCCGAAAGCCCGCTCATTCCCGCCTTTTCGCCCGCAGCAGGAGGTGCAGCATGA
- a CDS encoding GMC family oxidoreductase, with amino-acid sequence MAKQWDYIIVGAGSAGCVMAERLSADGRSQVLVLEAGGENDSFWVTLPKGVAKLVKKPEHMWAYHVAQPRDPGANEAGAGEIWIRGKGLGGSSSINGMIWSRGEPADYDAWEREAGATGWNGESMTQAFLELEDHAAGRGPMRGSGGLVRVDPACYTYPLAERMIEAGEAQGLRRVDDLNGRAGPRVGYYSHNIRKGKRDSSARTYLAAARKRPNVTVMTGVMAQRIVFEGTRAVGIDVTVNGSPQRFDCSGEIVVSAGAMESPLLLQRSGIGDAARLAAAGIPLVAHSPDVGERMIEHLSLSIPFRLDRGKGTNRSFFGIGAALAMLRYLLRGDGVLATGPFEVGAFCNVAHPDGRTDAQFYLGGYTFKVGDDKDPVPLDKIDPKPGVTIYGQLLRLTSESSVRATGPAATDAPEILHNFLSTEHDRRSAVALVRAMRDYVRAGPLATMVGEELVPGAHVESDEDVLAMFRRLSSCGLHAIRSCRMGADPQAVVDPRLRVNGVQGVRVADCSIMPWHVTGNTNAPAMAVGLRGAKLMLEDRG; translated from the coding sequence ATGGCGAAGCAGTGGGACTACATCATCGTCGGTGCAGGCAGCGCCGGTTGCGTCATGGCCGAGCGCCTGAGCGCGGACGGACGCTCGCAGGTGCTGGTGCTGGAAGCGGGCGGCGAGAACGACAGCTTCTGGGTCACGCTGCCCAAGGGCGTCGCCAAGCTGGTCAAGAAGCCCGAGCACATGTGGGCCTACCACGTTGCACAACCGCGCGATCCGGGCGCGAACGAGGCCGGAGCCGGCGAGATCTGGATTCGCGGCAAGGGCCTTGGGGGATCGTCCTCGATCAACGGCATGATCTGGAGCCGGGGCGAGCCCGCCGACTACGATGCGTGGGAGCGCGAAGCCGGAGCCACCGGCTGGAACGGCGAGAGCATGACCCAGGCCTTCCTCGAACTGGAGGATCACGCCGCCGGTCGCGGGCCGATGCGCGGCAGCGGCGGCCTCGTGCGGGTGGACCCAGCCTGCTACACCTACCCCCTTGCCGAACGCATGATCGAGGCTGGCGAAGCGCAGGGCCTGCGCCGGGTGGACGACCTCAATGGCCGTGCGGGCCCGCGCGTCGGCTATTACAGCCACAACATCCGCAAGGGTAAGCGCGACTCGTCGGCGCGCACCTATCTCGCCGCCGCGCGCAAGCGGCCCAACGTCACGGTGATGACCGGCGTGATGGCGCAGCGCATCGTGTTCGAGGGCACGCGCGCCGTGGGCATCGACGTCACCGTGAACGGCAGCCCGCAGCGCTTCGACTGCTCGGGAGAGATCGTGGTGAGCGCAGGCGCGATGGAAAGCCCGCTGCTGCTCCAGCGTTCCGGCATCGGCGATGCTGCGCGGCTTGCTGCGGCGGGCATCCCCCTCGTCGCCCATTCGCCCGACGTAGGCGAGCGGATGATCGAGCATCTCTCGCTCTCCATCCCGTTCCGGCTGGACAGGGGCAAGGGCACGAACAGGAGCTTCTTCGGGATCGGCGCGGCGCTGGCCATGCTGCGCTATCTGCTGCGCGGCGACGGCGTGCTGGCCACCGGCCCGTTCGAGGTCGGTGCCTTCTGCAACGTCGCCCATCCTGACGGGCGCACCGACGCGCAGTTCTACCTCGGCGGCTACACCTTCAAGGTCGGCGACGACAAGGATCCGGTCCCGCTCGACAAGATCGACCCCAAGCCCGGCGTCACGATCTATGGTCAGCTGCTGCGCCTCACCAGCGAATCGAGCGTGCGCGCCACCGGCCCCGCCGCCACCGACGCGCCCGAGATCCTGCACAACTTCCTCTCCACCGAGCACGACCGGCGCTCCGCCGTCGCACTGGTCCGCGCCATGCGCGACTACGTGCGCGCCGGGCCGCTCGCAACGATGGTGGGCGAGGAACTGGTGCCGGGCGCGCACGTCGAAAGCGACGAGGACGTCCTCGCCATGTTCCGCCGCCTGTCGAGCTGCGGCCTCCACGCCATCCGCTCCTGCCGCATGGGCGCCGACCCGCAGGCCGTGGTGGACCCGCGCCTGCGCGTCAACGGCGTGCAGGGCGTGCGCGTGGCGGACTGCTCGATCATGCCCTGGCACGTCACCGGCAACACCAATGCCCCCGCCATGGCGGTCGGCCTGCGCGGCGCGAAGCTGATGCTGGAGGATCGCGGCTGA
- a CDS encoding M28 family peptidase, with protein MNKLFVAALPALLVPALFIPAVAVAADEPAVSEARMRADVEKLVSFGTRHTLSSDTDPRRGIGAARRWAASEFRKTSKACRNCLEVVMPEAMVSGTRIPTPVKMVDVVAIQRGTERPNEVVIVEAHIDSRVTDVMDTTSDAPGANDDGSGTALVLEAARVLSKRSFPTTIVYAALSGEEQGLYGGKLLADYAKQQGWTVKAVLNNDIVGGTRGSDGLVDDAHVRVFSEGPRADATDKTRADARRFGGENDSPGRNISRYIAALAGGVQDDLAVRQVWRADRLGRGGDQTPFLEQGYPAVRFSVAIEDYEHQHQDLRVENGIRYGDTVDEMDFPYLAKVTRLNIAALAALASAPLPPSPKADAAVKTWTDVTWQAVPGAAAYSVWRRRTDAPEWEAEPVVAKTTGTSVKLDGLRGDDWILGVRSIAADGSASPIAAAVPGGGFAPIGAQP; from the coding sequence ATGAACAAGCTCTTCGTCGCCGCACTGCCCGCACTGCTCGTCCCCGCCCTGTTCATCCCCGCCGTCGCGGTCGCCGCCGACGAGCCGGCGGTCTCCGAAGCCCGGATGCGGGCCGATGTCGAAAAGCTCGTCTCGTTCGGCACGCGTCACACGCTGTCCTCCGACACCGATCCCAGGCGCGGCATCGGCGCGGCCCGCCGCTGGGCCGCGAGCGAGTTCCGCAAGACCTCGAAAGCCTGCCGCAACTGCCTTGAAGTGGTCATGCCCGAGGCCATGGTCAGCGGCACGCGCATCCCCACGCCGGTGAAGATGGTCGACGTCGTCGCCATCCAGCGCGGCACCGAGCGGCCGAACGAGGTGGTGATCGTCGAGGCGCACATCGACAGCCGCGTCACCGACGTCATGGACACCACCAGCGATGCGCCCGGCGCCAACGACGATGGATCGGGCACCGCGCTGGTGCTGGAAGCCGCGCGTGTCCTGTCGAAGCGCTCGTTCCCGACGACCATCGTCTACGCCGCGCTCTCGGGCGAGGAGCAGGGGCTCTACGGCGGCAAGCTGCTGGCCGACTATGCGAAGCAGCAGGGCTGGACGGTGAAGGCGGTGCTCAACAACGACATCGTCGGCGGCACGCGCGGCTCCGACGGGCTGGTGGACGACGCCCACGTCCGCGTCTTCTCCGAAGGCCCACGCGCAGACGCGACCGACAAGACCCGCGCCGATGCCCGCCGTTTCGGGGGCGAGAACGACAGCCCGGGCCGCAACATCTCGCGCTACATCGCCGCGCTGGCGGGCGGCGTACAGGACGACCTTGCCGTGCGGCAGGTCTGGCGCGCCGACCGTCTTGGCCGGGGCGGCGACCAGACGCCGTTCCTTGAGCAGGGCTATCCCGCCGTGCGCTTCTCGGTCGCGATCGAGGACTACGAGCACCAGCACCAGGATCTGCGGGTGGAGAACGGCATCCGCTACGGCGACACCGTGGACGAGATGGACTTCCCCTATCTCGCCAAGGTCACGCGCCTGAACATCGCCGCGCTGGCTGCGCTCGCCAGCGCGCCGCTGCCGCCCTCCCCCAAGGCCGACGCGGCGGTGAAGACATGGACCGACGTGACGTGGCAGGCGGTTCCGGGCGCAGCGGCCTATTCGGTATGGCGCCGCCGCACCGACGCGCCGGAATGGGAAGCCGAGCCGGTGGTGGCGAAGACGACAGGAACCAGCGTCAAGCTCGACGGGTTGCGCGGCGACGACTGGATTCTCGGCGTCCGCTCCATCGCGGCGGACGGCAGCGCAAGCCCGATCGCCGCGGCCGTGCCCGGCGGCGGCTTCGCGCCCATCGGCGCGCAGCCCTGA